A genome region from Carassius gibelio isolate Cgi1373 ecotype wild population from Czech Republic chromosome A23, carGib1.2-hapl.c, whole genome shotgun sequence includes the following:
- the LOC127944173 gene encoding uncharacterized protein LOC127944173 codes for MRVHVFGNSPSPAVAIYGLRRAAKEYEESFGSDTRKLVEKEFYVDDMLKSCATEAEAIDLLKRTQEMLAVSNLRLHKIISNCPSVIEAFPSEDRADGIKDLQLFSNGLPILRSLGVSWNVATDTFVFHVSDDDKPFTRRGVLSTVNGLYDPLGFLAPVTIQGRLLLRELTKQGESWDSPLPEDMEAEWRKWKNSLQDLKELQIPRVCTSIPLSDVQSKELCVFADASVKAIAAVGYLKVTDHHGHTDVNFLFGKSKLAPQPDITVPRLELCAAVLAVEIAELIVEEMDITFDHIWYYTDSKVVLGYICNQTRRFYVYVNNRVQRILKSSSPAQWQYVPTELNPADHGSRSVPAAFLGSTSWLTGPRFLHNSQFQSESQESFELVDPALDSEIRPQVCTNLTEVPKSTWNSERFSRFSNFNTLIRAIARLIHIASSFSKHSKDDSCRGWHICCKGPTEEELEKARILVLKSAQYESYPTEIQRIVATHNLPRKSVLRKLSPVLDNNGLLRVGGRIVRSDLGTCEVNPIIIQGTHHVATLIVRHYHEAVKHQGRHFTEGAVRAAGYWLVGGKRCIRSLLFKCVTCKRLRGKTGHQQMSDLPVERLTIAPPFTYVGVDVFGPWEVTARKTRGGQANSKRWAVMFSCMCTRAVHIEVIEAMSSSSFINALRRFFAIRGPVKHLYSDRGTNFVGASRELRMDTSCVNSENVQKYLKEQHCTWIFNPPHASHMGGHWERMIGIARRILDCMLLDERNSRLTHEVLTTFMAEITAVMNSRPLIPVSSDPEFPFILTPATLLTQKTGATPPPPGDFGNNELLREEWKQVQRLADIFWTRWKKEYLSTLQSRQKWQDKKSNLKEGDIVLVKNIQVNRNEWPMAIVEKTSLSKDGLVRKADIKVTKDGIQKILSRPVSELILLLSPDG; via the coding sequence ATGCGTGTGCATGTTTTCGGGAATAGCCCATCACCAGCAGTGGCTATCTATGGCCTACGGAGAGCAGCCAAAGAATATGAAGAGAGTTTCGGCAGTGACACCAGAAAGCTGGTGGAGAAGGAGTTTTATGTTGATGACATGCTGAAATCGTGTGCTACAGAGGCAGAGGCGATCGATCTTCTCAAACGTACACAAGAGATGCTTGCAGTGTCTAATCTTAGACTGCACAAGATTATCTCCAACTGTCCAAGCGTGATTGAAGCTTTTCCTTCGGAAGATCGTGCTGATGGAATTAAGGATCTGCAACTTTTCTCAAATGGTCTTCCTATCCTACGTAGCCTTGGTGTGTCCTGGAATGTTGCAACAGACACTTTTGTGTTTCATGTTTCAGATGATGACAAGCCTTTCACTCGGAGAGGAGTTCTATCTACTGTGAATGGCTTGTATGACCCTCTTGGATTCCTTGCGCCTGTTACCATACAAGGGAGGTTACTGTTGAGGGAACTTACCAAACAAGGCGAGAGCTGGGATTCACCTTTGCCAGAGGACATGGAGGCTGAGTGGAGAAAATGGAAAAATTCTCTTCAAGATTTAAAAGAGCTTCAAATACCACGTGTTTGCACATCCATCCCTTTGTCTGATGTCCAGAGTAAAGAACTTTGTGTTTTTGCGGACGCATCAGTCAAGGCTATTGCTGCTGTAGGATACCTGAAGGTGACAGATCATCATGGTCACACAGATGTTAACTTCTTGTTTGGAAAATCCAAATTAGCACCACAGCCAGATATTACTGTTCCAAGACTGGAGTTGTGTGCTGCTGTATTAGCAGTGGAGATTGCAGAGTTGATTGTGGAAGAGATGGACATAACCTTCGATCATATCTGGTATTACACTGACAGTAAAGTAGTACTAGGCTACATTTGTAATCAAACTCGGAGGTTCTATGTCTACGTGAACAACCGAGTTCAACGAATCCTAAAATCCAGTTCACCAGCACAATGGCAATATGTTCCCACAGAACTTAACCCAGCAGATCACGGATCTAGATCTGTACCTGCAGCTTTCTTAGGTTCCACTTCGTGGCTCACAGGCCCACGCTTCTTGCATAATTCCCAGTTTCAGTCTGAATCACAGGAATCATTTGAGCTTGTGGATCCAGCCTTAGATTCTGAGATACGTCCACAAGTGTGTACAAACCTAACTGAAGTTCCCAAGTCCACATGGAACTCTGAGAGATTCAGCAGAttctctaactttaacactctcATTAGAGCAATAGCACGTCTGATTCACATTGCCAGTTCTTTCTCCAAACACTCAAAAGATGATAGTTGTAGAGGATGGCATATCTGCTGTAAAGGTCCTACTGAAGAAGAGCTGGAAAAAGCGAGAATTCTCGTGTTGAAAAGTGCTCAATATGAGAGTTATCCAACAGAGATTCAGAGAATCGTTGCCACTCATAACCTTCCTCGTAAGAGTGTGTTGAGGAAACTATCTCCTGTCCTTGACAACAACGGCTTACTTCGAGTAGGTGGGCGTATCGTGAGGTCAGATCTGGGAACTTGTGAAGTCAACCCTATCATCATCCAAGGTACACATCATGTGGCAACACTGATTGTACGGCATTACCATGAGGCTGTGAAACATCAGGGCAGACACTTCACGGAGGGTGCTGTCAGAGCTGCTGGATATTGGCTAGTAGGAGGTAAAAGGTGCATACGTAGTCTGCTTTTCAAGTGTGTAACCTGTAAAAGACTGCGAGGGAAGACAGGACATCAGcagatgtctgatctgcctgtGGAACGGTTGACAATAGCACCACCCTTTACCTATGTGGGTGTTGATGTTTTCGGACCATGGGAAGTGACTGCTCGTAAGACCAGAGGAGGTCAAGCTAATTCCAAGAGGTGGGCAGTTATGTTTTCATGTATGTGTACAAGAGCAGTTCACATCGAAGTGATAGAGGCAATGAGCTCTAGTAGTTTCATTAATGCCTTAAGAAGATTTTTCGCAATCAGAGGGCCAGTTAAGCATCTATATTCAGATCGTGGCACAAATTTCGTTGGAGCTTCTCGAGAACTCAGAATGGATACATCTTGTGTCAATTCGGAGAATGTgcagaaatatttaaaagaacagcattgcaCCTGGATATTCAATCCCCCTCACGCCTCTCATATGGGCGGCCACTGGGAGCGAATGATTGGGATTGCTCGTCGCATCCTTGATTGCATGTTACTTGATGAGAGAAATTCCCGTCTCACACATGAGGTCTTGACGACATTCATGGCGGAAATCACTGCAGTGATGAATTCACGGCCTTTAATCCCAGTTTCTTCCGACCCTGAATTTCCCTTTATTCTCACCCCCGCTACTCTTTTGACACAAAAGACTGGTGCAACACCTCCCCCTCCCGGAGACTTTGGGAATAACGAGTTGCTCAGGGAAGAATGGAAACAAGTACAAAGGTTAGCAGACATCTTCTGGacaaggtggaaaaaggaatacCTAAGTACTTTGCAATCCCGACAAAAGTGGCAAgacaaaaaatctaatttgaaagAGGGTGATATTGTCTTGGTAAAGAACATTCAAGTTAACAGAAATGAGTGGCCAATGGCAATTGTTGAGAAAACTTCACTAAGCAAAGATGGACTGGTGAGGAAAGCTGATATTAAAGTGACTAAGGATGGCATTCAAAAAATATTGTCACGTCCTGTCTCCGAACTTATCCTTCTTCTGTCTCCAGATGGATAA